Genomic window (Vibrio coralliirubri):
GAGTCGTAATGCCGAATAGACGACGCTTGTCGTAAACGCCCGCTTTCTTCAGTACTTCAGCCGCGATTGGCACGGTTGTGTTTACTGGGTTCGTGATGATACCAACACAAGCAGTCGGACAAGTAACTGCGATTTTCTCTGCAAGAGACTTAACAATGCCAGCGTTCACATTGAAAAGATCCGCACGATCCATACCAGGCTTACGAGCAACACCTGCTGAAATAAGTACAACATCCGCACCTTCTAGTGCTGGTGTTGGATCTTCACCCGCGTAACCTTTGATCGAAACAGGCGTTGGGATATGGCTAAGATCGGCAGCAACACCCGGTGTTACCGGAGCGATGTCGTAAAGTGCAAGATCTGAACCAGCAGGTAGGCGGTTCTTAAGTAGTAGGGCTAGGGCTTGACCGATGCCACCAGCGGCACCAATAACAGCTACTTTCATTGTTATTCTCCTTGAGAGCTTTCTCTTATAGATTCTTTGTAGGGTAATTCTTGAGCTAAATCTAAGTTAAAAAACTATATTAATCACAAAGTGATTACAATCAATTAACGCTAGCTTTGCGACTTCGCGCAAGTCAATAAAACCGTGCTACACAGCAAGTTCGCATTATGGCGATAATCGACTGAAATAACAAAATAAGTCGTCGCAAATAACACATTATTCTATTAAATATTTACAGTGATATGACTAACAAATTACAGGGATGTTTTGGCTAAAATTGAATATGTATGCGAGAATATGCAAACATCTTTGTTAATGAATAAGAATGACATATGCGCAATACAGAAAAGCAAGACAACTTAGTTCGTGCATTTAAAGCCTTACTAAAAGAAGAACGTTTTGGCTCACAAGGCGAAATTGTGGATGCCCTAAAACACGAAGGTTTTGAAAGCATCAACCAATCTAAAGTCTCGCGTATGTTAACCAAGTTTGGTGCCGTTCGAACTCGTAACGCAAAAATGGAGATGGTTTACTGTCTTCCTGCTGAGCTTGGTGTTCCGACCGTTTCTAGCTCTCTGAGAGAATTAGTACTAGATATTGACCACAACAATGCATTGGTGGTAATACACACAGGCCCTGGTGCGGCGCAGCTGATTGCGCGTTTATTAGACTCTCTAGGTAAGTCGGAAGGCATACTGGGCGTAGTCGCAGGTGATGATACTATCTTCATTACCCCAACGTTATCGGTTACCACTAAGCAACTGTTTGATTCAGTGTGTGAACTGTTTGAATACGCAGGATAATTGATCTCTGTTTCATAACTATCAGCCTTATTAATGGATCACGAGTATCTATTTGCTTCGTGATCCAAATCACATCCTAGAATATCCATACCTCCCTTCCAAAATCACACTAAACCATTGATTTTAAAAAATTCAGTAGTAAATCAAACACGAGATCCAGACATCATTTGTTAGATTTTTTAGCTATATCTTTTAACATTCGAGTAATTTTCTGCCAATTTTTGATATTATTCAGCCACTTTTTCATCACATGGATTGAAAAAGGTGCCGTTTCCAAATAGGAAACTCCAGAAGCAACTACACTTGTTTCAGGGTTAATAATGAATAAAGGAAGGGAAATTCATGGCATTTACCAAACTTATTAAAGTTGGTGCTATTGCAGCTGCTGTAATGGGCGCTGGCGCTGTTAACGCTCAAGAGTTCATCACGATTGGTACTGGTTCAGTTACGGGTGTTTACTACCCAACTGGTGGTGCAATTTGTAAACTAGTGAACAAGGGCCGCAAAGACCACAACATTCGTTGTTCTGTAGAGTCTACTGGTGGTTCAATCTACAACGTTAACACCATCCGTGCTGGTGAACTAGATTTCGGTGTTGTTCAATCGGACTGGCAATACCACGGCTACAACGGTACAAGTAAGTTCAAAGATCAGGGCGAATACAAGAAACTTCGCGCTATGTTCTCTCTACATACAGAACCGTTCAACATCATCGCTCGTACTGATGCTGGCATCAACAATGTGTCTGACCTAGCAGGTAAGCGTGTAAACATTGGTAACCCAGGTTCTGGTGACCGTGCAACGATGGGTGTTGTAATGGACGCTATGGGCTGGACTAACGACAGCTTCAAGCTTGCTTCTGAACTTAAAGGCTCTGAGCGTTCACAAGCACTTTGTGATAACAAGATTG
Coding sequences:
- the argR gene encoding transcriptional regulator ArgR → MRNTEKQDNLVRAFKALLKEERFGSQGEIVDALKHEGFESINQSKVSRMLTKFGAVRTRNAKMEMVYCLPAELGVPTVSSSLRELVLDIDHNNALVVIHTGPGAAQLIARLLDSLGKSEGILGVVAGDDTIFITPTLSVTTKQLFDSVCELFEYAG
- a CDS encoding TAXI family TRAP transporter solute-binding subunit — encoded protein: MAFTKLIKVGAIAAAVMGAGAVNAQEFITIGTGSVTGVYYPTGGAICKLVNKGRKDHNIRCSVESTGGSIYNVNTIRAGELDFGVVQSDWQYHGYNGTSKFKDQGEYKKLRAMFSLHTEPFNIIARTDAGINNVSDLAGKRVNIGNPGSGDRATMGVVMDAMGWTNDSFKLASELKGSERSQALCDNKIDAFIYMVGHPNGSIKEATTSCDAKLVSATGPQIDKIVAENPYYAYSTVPAGMYRGTDADVNSFGVAATMVTTSDVSEEVAYNVAKAVFENFDTFKRLHPAFANLKKEDMVKAGISIPLHPGAAKYYKEVGLLK